CCATACCTTCAAAGTTACGCCATTCGGTTTTTATCCTTTTAATTTATTCACCAGGTCCACATACGCCTGCATCGCCTCATCTTTCGTTTTTCCTTTCAGGGAGGTCCATGCATCGAATTTCGCTTTGCCGACGAAGTCGAACGGATTGGCAGGCGGCTCTATATTGATATCGCCTTCTGTAGCCTGTTTGTACAGCGAATAAAGTTGCAGCAGCACATCATTATCAGGCTTGGATGCGAGTGTTTTGCTGGCCGCTACGGCCTCTTCGAATTGTTGTTGCAGCGCCATGTTCTGGTTTTTCCTTTAAAAGTAAAGAAATAGGGGCAGAAACGGCCACGGAAAAGTGTTTATTCATGCATAAAATGAATGTTTCATGTGACGCCCGAAAAGAGCGGCACGATCGCATAAAAGAAGCATAAAATTTAATACCTTTGCGCCTCGAACTTTGCCTGAGCTGCGATGGAAGCGGAAAAACAGTCACCGTGGCCTTAGAACGCAGCGCACATTGGAATATATATGAAGAATATCCGGAATTTCTGCATCATTGCACATATCGACCATGGTAAAAGCACCCTGGCGGACCGTTTACTGGAATTTACACACACCATTTCCGACCGCGATATGCAGGCGCAGGTGCTGGATGATATGGACTTGGAGCGCGAGAAGGGCATCACCATCAAGAGCCACGCCATCCAGATGAACTATACCGCAAAGAACGGGGAGGTATATGTCTTCAACCTGATCGATACCCCCGGCCACGTAGACTTCTCCTACGAGGTTTCCCGCGCGCTCGCCGCCTGTGAAGGCGCCTTGCTGCTGGTGGACGCGGCCCAGGGCATTCAGGCCCAGACCATTTCCAATCTCTACCTGGCACTGGATAACGACCTGGAGATCATCCCGGTTATCAATAAAATTGATATGGACGGCGCCATGATCGAGGAGGTAAAAGACCAGATCATCGAACTGATCGGCGTGAAAAGCGAAGAAATACTGCTGGCCTCCGGCAAAACCGGCATCGGCATCGAGGATATACTGGAAGCTATCGTGACCCGCATTCCGGCGCCGAAGGGTAGTCCTGACAGCCCGTTGCAAGCCCTGATCTTCGACAGCATGTTCAACTCCTTCCGGGGTATTATCGCCTATTTCCGGGTGTATAACGGCAGCATAAAGAAAGGCGACAAGATCAAATTCATCAATACCGGCGAAGAATACTTTGCGGATGAAGTAGGCATCCTCAAACTCGGCCTGCAGCCTGAAAAAGAAGTGAAGACCGGCGATGTGGGCTATATCATCACCGGCATCAAGAATGCGCGGGAAGTGAAAGTGGGGGATACCATCACCCTCGCCAACAATCCTTATAAAGAAGCGATCAAGGGTTTTGAAGAAGTGAAACCGATGGTATTTGCCGGTATTTTCCCGGTAGTGACGGAAGATTTCGAGGAGTTGCGGGATTGTATGGACAAGCTGCAGCTGAATGACGCTTCCCTCACTTACGAGCTGGAAACTTCCCAGGCCCTGGGCTTTGGCTTCCGTTGCGGGTTCCTGGGCATGCTGCATATGGAGATCATCCAGGAGCGGCTGGAGCGGGAATTCAACCAGACGGTGATCACCACCGTGCCGAACGTAGGCTTCATTGCCTATGACACCCGTGACGAAAAGCCCATCATTGTGAACAACCCGGCCGAGATGCCCGATCCTACCAAGATGTCCCGCATCGAAGAGCCGTTTATCCGCGCGCAGATCATCTCCAAGCCGGAATATATCGGGAATATCATGACCTTATGCCTTGGCAAACGGGGTATCCTGATCAACCAGAGTTATCTTACCACCACCCGTGTGGAACTGATATTCGAGCTGCCGCTGACGGAGATCGTATTTGACTTTTATGACAAGCTGAAGAGCCAGACCCGCGGGTATGCCTCTTTTGACTATACACCCATCGGGTTCCGCGACAGCGATATCGTAAAAATGGACATCCTGCTGAATGGCGAGAAAGTGGATGCGCTCAGCGCCCTGATCCACCGCAGCAGGGCCAATGATTTCGGCCGCAAGCTCTGCGAAAAGCTGAAAGAGCTGCTGCCGCGCCAGCAATTCCTCATCGCCATCCAGGCGGCCATCGGCGCCAAGATCGTGGCGCGCGAGAACATCAGCGCCATGCGGAAGGACGTAACGGCCAAATGTTACGGCGGCGATATCTCCCGGAAACGTAAACTCCTCGAAAAACAGAAGGAAGGTAAAAAGCGGATGCGCCAGATCGGCAATGTGGAAGTGCCGCAGGAAGCCTTCCTGGCCGTACTCAAACTGGATGACTGATCACCGATTTATCTGTTCCTGGAGTGGCGGGAAAGACAGCTGTTTCGCTTTCATGGAAGCTGTGCGGCAGGGGCATCACCCCCTCGCGCTGCTGAATATGATGAACGAGAACGGCCGCATATCCCGCTCTCACGCCCTCCCGGCCTCCCTGCTGCAACAGCAGGCAGCTGCACTCGCCCTGCCGCTCACCACCATTGCCAGTACCTGGCAGGAGTATGAAACGAATTTTACCGGCACATTGACCGGTCTCGCAAACGAATACGGGGCCACCGCCGCCGTTTTCGGGGATATAGACCTGCAGCCGCACCGGGAATGGGAAGAAAAGGTCTGCTCCGCCGCGGGTATCGAAGCCCTGCTTCCCTTATGGCAGGAAGACCGGAAAACATTGGTGTACCGTATGCTGCAATCCGGCATCCGCTGCCTGATCGTTTCCTGTAATGCTCATTTGGGCGAAACCTTCCTCGGAAGGATACTGGACGATGTGCTGATTGCAGACCTGGAGGCAAAGGGAGTGGACGTGTGCGGAGAGAACGGGGAGTTCCATACCCTGGTTGTCGATTGCCCGCTGTTTGCCGTGCCGGTGGTTTTACCGGCTTGCCGGAAAGTGGAGCATGAGGGGTATTGGTTCCTGCAATGGGATGCCTGAACCGCGCATAAAAAAGGCGACAGGGTGCCTGTCGCCTCTCAAATAAGATATTTAAATAATTCTACGCAAATAACTCATTATCAGATTCTTCCCGCACAATAACGGGTTTCAGTAAAGCATAAGCCCCAAAGAGCAATCCGGTGTAAAATATATTGCCCATGATGGTATTCAGGAAGAAGCTGCCGAACATTTCTGCTTTGTAAAACGGAATGGCGCTGTAATAGCAGGCCAGCAATCCGCTCAGTGTATGCGGGTACATATCCCGGAACAGCCAGGTGCCGAAGTTGGACATCAGGAAGAACATCAGCCCGGAGCCGATGGCGGCCAGCAGGATGTTGCCGGCGTTCGCTTTGCGGATGCGGGTACCGATATAGGTGGTGAGCACAAAGGCAATGTACACGAACAGCATTTCGCCGCCGTAGAAACCCTGAATGCTGGTAAAAAGCTCAAAGAACAGGTCGCTCAGGAAGAGCGCGGCCAATGGAACGATGTAAGCATACCGTTTATTTTTCAGCACCACGCCAGCAAACAATGCACCGGCGCCTATGGCGGTGAAGTTATAAATGCCCATATGGTTGGTCACCAGCCGGCCGAGAATGGTCAGGAAAATCAGTCCTGCGATGAGGGAAACTTTGGATATTGTCTCTTTCTTCATATTGCGCTTTTGCTTTAAACGATGTAAAGGTAATGAATTATGGTATAGATGCCTTGAAGATCACCGTTTGCACTTCCGCGGCGATGCGGTATTGCTCCCCGAAGGCGGCGAAAACGGACCGGCCCTTTTGCAGCGGCAGCTCCGCGGAGCCGCTGGCCACAGCTTTTCCATCCATAACGATCCATATTTCCGGTGAGGTGGCAGTATGTTCGTACACATCCCCGGGTTTCAGGACGATGGTGCTGATGGCAAAATCCGGCGCGGGGGTAGGGTAGCGCTGTTCCTGGCCATTGTGTACGGCTTCCCCTTTCAGGATGTGCGGATATACGGCTTCGAAGCGGGTATGTTTCAGCAGTTCTTCCACATCAATATGCTTCGGCGTAAGGCCGCCCCGCAATACGTTGTCGGAATTGGCCATCAGTTCGGCATTCTGCCCTTCGAGGTAGGCGTGGGGGATACCGGCATCCTGGAAAACGGCTTCTCCCGGTGCCGCATATACGATATTGAAGAAATAGATGGAGAAGATCCCCCTGTCCAGCCGCCCCATACCTTCCGGGTCGTTCGCAATGGCCCGGCCGGCCCAGAAAGCGGGGTCTTTCTTATCCAGCTGATGCTGCTGATAAGCCGGCAATACCCGTTCCGCCAGGGGGCGAAGCATGCTGTTCACCTCATCCTGCGGCATTTCCATGACCTTTTTATACAGGCCGAAATAACCTTCCTGGTCAAATACCGGCCGCCAGCGGGGAAATTCCGGTACTTCGCGAAGCACGGCCTTCAGTTTATTTTCCGGAAGAAAACCATGCAGCAGCCAGAATTCGCTGAGCGCCACCATGATCTCGGGTTTGTGGTTATCGTCCTTATAATTCCGGTTCGGTGCATTGAGCGGGATGCCGGCTGCATTTTCGCGGGCAAATCCTTTTTCCGCTTCCGCTTTGGTGGGATGTACCTGTATGGACAGCATATCTTTTACATCCAGTATCTTGAAGAGGTAGGGCAGTTGTCCGAAACGGTCCGCCGCCGCCTGACCAAGTATTTCCGCCGGCCGCGCCGCTATATATTCGTTCAGGGGCTGTTCATCTACCAGTGAAGGTGCGCTCTGATGCGCGCCCATCCAGTATTCCGCCGCAGGCTGGTCCGTTACGGGCAAGCCCAGCAGGGTGGGGATGTAAGAATAGCCACCCCAGGCATAATGTTGTACCTTTCCGTTCAGGTAAAATAATTTCCGGTTGCTCATGATTCCATTGTTAGGTTGTAAAAATATATAAATCGAATGGCTTCTCATCACGAGTTGGGGAAAAAGGGCGAGCAGCTGGCTGTGGCGTTTCTCCGGCAAAAGCAGTATGATATCCTGCATTGCAACTGGACCAGTGGCCGGAAGGAGATCGACATCATTGCCCGGCAGGGCGGGACTATTGTTTTCATAGAAGTAAAAACGCGCAGCACCCAGTATTTCGGCATGCCCGAGGAAGCCGTGCATTACCGCAAGGAAGCATCGCTGCAACAGGTGGCTGACCGCTACCTGGAACAGCACGGTCTGCAACCCGAGGCCATACGTTTCGATATCATCTCCATTACCTTTACTGCGGCAGGGTTGCAGGAGATATTACACCTGGAAGACGCCTTCTGACCGGCTTAACATCGCCTTAACAAAATCGGTCATATAAGGATAAAAAATGTTGTATCTTTGGCTTCCGATCGATATGATCATCTCCTGTAAAGAACCGTTTGAAATTATCCCTTAAAGCGGTTCATATGTATATCTGGAGTTTGATTCTGTTTACGTTCACTCATACGGCTACCATGCGGCAACTGCCTTCAGCGCCCGGCGTTCTTTGTATAGCGATGCCTGTACTGGAATGGCAGGAGGGTACGGTGCCATGCACGATCTACAATGAACGGCTGGAGCCGGAGAGGATGGTGCCGCTGGCGGGAGGACATAAAAAGGGCGTGTACACGTTACAGTTAAAGACGCTGCCGGCAGGAAGATATGTGGTGGCCGTACAGCAACAAATGACAACAGTTATCATCAACTAACATATTATTCTCAGAGTCATCCCCCCAAACATAGATCCTCCGGTGTAATAGCCGGAGGACTTTGTATTTTAAGACGTGGCTGTGGTTCAGTACCCATCCACCAGTACTTCATACAGTTTCACTTTCAGTTCTTCGAGCGATACGTTTTGCGTCAGCTGCCCGTCCTGCGCATAGGAAACGGTGCCTCTTTCCTCGGAGACCACAATGGCCAGATTATCGCTATGCTCCGTGATACCCACGGCAGAGCGGTGCCGCATGCCGATGCGGGTAGGCAGGTCAGGATTTTCGGATACCGGCAGGATCACCTTGGCCGCGAGTATCTTGTTGCCGACTATGATAAGTGCGCCATCATGCAGCGGGCTGTTCTTCTCAAATATGCTTTCCAGCAACTTTGCGCTCACATTTCCCTCTATGGCTATGCTGGAAGCGGTATCGAACTTTACGCGGTAGGTAGTGGCAATCACGATGAGCGCGCCTGTTCTGGCTGCCGCCATATGGCTTACGGCCACAATGATCTCGTTGATGATATGCTCTTCTTCCTTGTAGCTTTTGAACCGGTCCGGCAGGAACAGCTTGGTCAGGAAGCTGTCTTTACTCAAAGGGGTTTTCTTGCCCAGCACCAGCAGGAATTTTCGTATCTCCGGCTGGAAGATGATGATAATGGCGATCAGGCCCACATTGATAAAGTTCTCCAGGATATTCGTGAGGATGGGCATTTGCATGGAGCGTACGAGAAAATACGCGGCATAGACCATCAGCAAACCGATGAATATATTGAAGGCCAGGCTCCCTTTCAGCAGCCGGTACAACTGGATGACGAGGAAAATGACAATCAGCAGGTCCACCACATTCAGCCAACGGAACTCAAATCCATAAAATTTATATACGTCCTTCATGCAGTAAAAATAGAAATATTTAGTTAGCTATAATGTGTTGAGAAACGAAACAATCTTTACCGCTTCCATGGCCTCTTTTACATCATGCACCCGCAGGATAACAGCGCCCTGCTGCAGGGCGAGGGTATGCACGACCGTTGTGCCATTGAGGGCTTCGGCGGCATTGGTATGCAGCAGCCGGTGTATCATGGACTTCCGGGAAACGCCTGCCAGTATGGGCACTTCCAGTATTTGGAGGGTATGGAGGTTTTTCAGGAGCCGGTAATTATGTTCCAGTGTTTTGCCGAAGCCGAAACCGGGATCGATGATCACGTCCCGGATGCCGAGCTGCCGGCATTGATGGACCTTGTGGATAAAGAAGTCAAGCACTTCGCGGGCAACATCTTCATACTGCGGGTTCAGCTGCATGCTGGCGGGCGTGCCCTGCATATGCATGGCAATGTAGGGAACATCGAGATGGGCGACGGTGCTGAGCATCCGGTCATCCATTCCGCCGGCGCTGATGTCGTTCACAATGGCTGCGCCGGCCAGGATGCATTTCTCCGCCACGCTGGCATGGTAGGTGTCTACAGATAGCAGCGCCTCAGGATAATGGTGCAGGATGGCGTGAATGGCGGGTAACAGGCGTTCCGTTTCTTCGGCGGCGCCGATCTCCGGGGCGCCCGGGCGGGTGCTTTGGGCCCCGATATCCAGTATCGCCGCACCCGCTGCCAGCATAGCGCCGGCCCGTTCTGTAATATGATGCAGTTCACGGGTACGGCTGCCGGCATAAAAGGAATCATCCGTAACATTAATAATGCCCATCACCACAGGTCTGGAAAGATCTGTCAATTTTCCCCGGCACCTGATGGTAAATTCTTTATGTAAAACTGTATTTTTGAAACTCATTGAGTTGGCAATTTAATATATCTGCCGCTAAATGAGACCATTATGAGCAGAACATCGGAACAATATCAACGTATCATCAACAGCAGCAAGGAGATATTCATTAAAAAGACGAAAGACTACGGCACATCCTGGAGGGTATTGCGGCCGATATCGATCGTGGACCAGATCTTTATCAAGGCGCAGCGCATCCGGAACATACAGGAGATGGGCAAACAGAAGGTAGACGATGATATCAGCAACGAGTTCAGGGGTATCATCAACTATGGCGTGATCGCCCTGATGCAGATGGAATTGCCCGATGAGCCTTATAATGACCTTCCCCTGGATACCGTTTCCAGCCTGTATGACGCGAAGATCGGCCTTATCCGCCAGGTGATGGAGGACAAGAATCACGACTACGGAGAGGCCTGGAGGGATATGAGCCAGGAATCCTTTACGGACCTCATCCTGACCAAGCTGTTGCGGGTAAAGCAGATCCTGCGGAATGACGGCAAAACGCTGATCTCCGAAGGAATGGACGCCAACTATACTGATATCGTCAATTATGCCGTTTTTGCCTTGATAAAACTGGAAGAAGCGAAACATCAACTATGAAACGCCCATATCCAATGCATGCCGGGCGTTCCATCCGGCCATTCATAAACAACAAATTCTGAGCGATGAAGCCGGCATTGTCACGGCTCCATCGGACCTGTAAATAGTAAAAATTATATTCGGATGAAAATGATCCTTATCCTATTTCGCATCCTGGTGGGGGTGCTGTTCATTTTCTCTGGCCTCATCAAAGCGAATGATCCGCTGGGCCTGAGTTATAAAATGGATGAATTTTTCGAGGTGTTGCACCTGCACGCCCTGATACCCTTTTCCCTGATCTTCTCCCTGATCATGAACGCTTTCGAGATCATTGCAGGCGTTGCCGTGC
This genomic stretch from Chitinophaga sp. XS-30 harbors:
- a CDS encoding DUF1599 domain-containing protein, yielding MSRTSEQYQRIINSSKEIFIKKTKDYGTSWRVLRPISIVDQIFIKAQRIRNIQEMGKQKVDDDISNEFRGIINYGVIALMQMELPDEPYNDLPLDTVSSLYDAKIGLIRQVMEDKNHDYGEAWRDMSQESFTDLILTKLLRVKQILRNDGKTLISEGMDANYTDIVNYAVFALIKLEEAKHQL
- the folP gene encoding dihydropteroate synthase; translation: MSFKNTVLHKEFTIRCRGKLTDLSRPVVMGIINVTDDSFYAGSRTRELHHITERAGAMLAAGAAILDIGAQSTRPGAPEIGAAEETERLLPAIHAILHHYPEALLSVDTYHASVAEKCILAGAAIVNDISAGGMDDRMLSTVAHLDVPYIAMHMQGTPASMQLNPQYEDVAREVLDFFIHKVHQCRQLGIRDVIIDPGFGFGKTLEHNYRLLKNLHTLQILEVPILAGVSRKSMIHRLLHTNAAEALNGTTVVHTLALQQGAVILRVHDVKEAMEAVKIVSFLNTL
- a CDS encoding acyl-CoA-binding protein, encoding MALQQQFEEAVAASKTLASKPDNDVLLQLYSLYKQATEGDINIEPPANPFDFVGKAKFDAWTSLKGKTKDEAMQAYVDLVNKLKG
- a CDS encoding diadenylate cyclase; translated protein: MKDVYKFYGFEFRWLNVVDLLIVIFLVIQLYRLLKGSLAFNIFIGLLMVYAAYFLVRSMQMPILTNILENFINVGLIAIIIIFQPEIRKFLLVLGKKTPLSKDSFLTKLFLPDRFKSYKEEEHIINEIIVAVSHMAAARTGALIVIATTYRVKFDTASSIAIEGNVSAKLLESIFEKNSPLHDGALIIVGNKILAAKVILPVSENPDLPTRIGMRHRSAVGITEHSDNLAIVVSEERGTVSYAQDGQLTQNVSLEELKVKLYEVLVDGY
- a CDS encoding DUF6580 family putative transport protein; its protein translation is MKKETISKVSLIAGLIFLTILGRLVTNHMGIYNFTAIGAGALFAGVVLKNKRYAYIVPLAALFLSDLFFELFTSIQGFYGGEMLFVYIAFVLTTYIGTRIRKANAGNILLAAIGSGLMFFLMSNFGTWLFRDMYPHTLSGLLACYYSAIPFYKAEMFGSFFLNTIMGNIFYTGLLFGAYALLKPVIVREESDNELFA
- a CDS encoding diphthine--ammonia ligase; translation: MTDHRFICSWSGGKDSCFAFMEAVRQGHHPLALLNMMNENGRISRSHALPASLLQQQAAALALPLTTIASTWQEYETNFTGTLTGLANEYGATAAVFGDIDLQPHREWEEKVCSAAGIEALLPLWQEDRKTLVYRMLQSGIRCLIVSCNAHLGETFLGRILDDVLIADLEAKGVDVCGENGEFHTLVVDCPLFAVPVVLPACRKVEHEGYWFLQWDA
- the lepA gene encoding translation elongation factor 4 — encoded protein: MKNIRNFCIIAHIDHGKSTLADRLLEFTHTISDRDMQAQVLDDMDLEREKGITIKSHAIQMNYTAKNGEVYVFNLIDTPGHVDFSYEVSRALAACEGALLLVDAAQGIQAQTISNLYLALDNDLEIIPVINKIDMDGAMIEEVKDQIIELIGVKSEEILLASGKTGIGIEDILEAIVTRIPAPKGSPDSPLQALIFDSMFNSFRGIIAYFRVYNGSIKKGDKIKFINTGEEYFADEVGILKLGLQPEKEVKTGDVGYIITGIKNAREVKVGDTITLANNPYKEAIKGFEEVKPMVFAGIFPVVTEDFEELRDCMDKLQLNDASLTYELETSQALGFGFRCGFLGMLHMEIIQERLEREFNQTVITTVPNVGFIAYDTRDEKPIIVNNPAEMPDPTKMSRIEEPFIRAQIISKPEYIGNIMTLCLGKRGILINQSYLTTTRVELIFELPLTEIVFDFYDKLKSQTRGYASFDYTPIGFRDSDIVKMDILLNGEKVDALSALIHRSRANDFGRKLCEKLKELLPRQQFLIAIQAAIGAKIVARENISAMRKDVTAKCYGGDISRKRKLLEKQKEGKKRMRQIGNVEVPQEAFLAVLKLDD
- a CDS encoding YraN family protein, producing MASHHELGKKGEQLAVAFLRQKQYDILHCNWTSGRKEIDIIARQGGTIVFIEVKTRSTQYFGMPEEAVHYRKEASLQQVADRYLEQHGLQPEAIRFDIISITFTAAGLQEILHLEDAF
- the manA gene encoding mannose-6-phosphate isomerase, class I, translating into MSNRKLFYLNGKVQHYAWGGYSYIPTLLGLPVTDQPAAEYWMGAHQSAPSLVDEQPLNEYIAARPAEILGQAAADRFGQLPYLFKILDVKDMLSIQVHPTKAEAEKGFARENAAGIPLNAPNRNYKDDNHKPEIMVALSEFWLLHGFLPENKLKAVLREVPEFPRWRPVFDQEGYFGLYKKVMEMPQDEVNSMLRPLAERVLPAYQQHQLDKKDPAFWAGRAIANDPEGMGRLDRGIFSIYFFNIVYAAPGEAVFQDAGIPHAYLEGQNAELMANSDNVLRGGLTPKHIDVEELLKHTRFEAVYPHILKGEAVHNGQEQRYPTPAPDFAISTIVLKPGDVYEHTATSPEIWIVMDGKAVASGSAELPLQKGRSVFAAFGEQYRIAAEVQTVIFKASIP